One genomic window of Arachis stenosperma cultivar V10309 chromosome 10, arast.V10309.gnm1.PFL2, whole genome shotgun sequence includes the following:
- the LOC130954067 gene encoding probable LRR receptor-like serine/threonine-protein kinase IRK → MRAVSNMRVLLRFFFSGFLLAVSVAAVSPSLNDDVLGLIVFKADIQDPKGKLSSWNEDDDNACGGGWVGVRCNPRSNRVIELNLDGFSLSGKIGRGLLRLQFLRKLSLAKNNLTGGISANIAHIENLRVIDLSDNNLSGEVPDDFFRQCGSLRAVSLARNRFSGKVPSSLGSCSAVASIDMSSNQFSGSVPAGVWSLSGLRSLDLSGNLLEGEIPKGVDALKNLRSISLANNQISGKIPEGFGSCLLLRSVDFGENSLSGTLPGDLKNLKLCSYLGLRGNALSGEVPEWIGEMIGLETLDVSRNRFSGQVPNSVGTLQSLKMLNLSGNSFTNNLPESMANCTSLLALDVSHNSMSGALPSWIFKSDLENVLVSENKARGSLKTSLFSLAEVAVQSLKVLDFSDNTFSGEIPSAIGDLSSLQFLNLSQNSLRGPIPAAIGELKMLSSLDLSENHLNGSIPWEIAGAMSLKELRLENNFLVGKIPTSIENCSSLSTLILAQNRLSGLIPAAVAKLTNLQTVDFSFNNLTGTLPKQLANLPNLVSFNLSHNNLQGELPAGGFFNTISPYSVSGNPSLCGSAVNRSCPAVMPKPIVLNPNTSTDSGSGTLPPTMGHKRIILSISALIAIGAAAVIIVGVIGITVLNLRVRATESRSPATLTFSAGDEFSHSPTTDANSGKLVMFSGEPDFSSGAHALLNKDCELGRGGFGAVYQTVLKDGRSVAIKKLTVSSLVKSQEDFEREVKKLGKVRHQNLVELEGYYWTPSLQLLISEYVSGGSLYKHLHEGSGGNFLSWNERFNVILGTAKALAHLHNSNIIHYNIKSTNVLLDSYGEPKVGDFGLARLLPMLDRYVLSSKIQSALGYMAPEFACKTVKITEKCDIYGFGVLVLEVVTGKRPVEYMEDDVVVLCDMVRGTLEEGRVEECIDERLQGKFPAEEAIPVMKLGLICTSQVPSNRPDMGEVVSILELIRCPSEEQEELV, encoded by the exons ATGCGAGCAGTTTCAAACATGAGGGTGCTTCTccgcttcttcttctcgggTTTTCTTCTGGCGGTGTCGGTGGCCGCCGTGAGTCCGTCTCTGAACGACGACGTTTTGGGATTGATTGTGTTCAAAGCTGACATACAAGATCCCAAGGGAAAGCTTTCATCTTGGAACGAAGACGATGATAACGCGTGTGGTGGTGGTTGGGTTGGTGTGAGGTGCAATCCTAGATCCAACAGGGTCATTGAGCTCAACCTTGATGGCTTCTCTCTTTCTGGGAAGATTGGTCGAGGTTTGTTGAGGTTGCAGTTCTTAAGGAAGCTTTCACTCGCCAAGAACAACCTCACTGGTGGAATAAGCGCCAACATTGCTCACATTGAAAATCTTAGAGTCATTGATTTGAGTGATAACAATCTCTCAGGAGAAGTTCCTGATGATTTTTTCCGACAATGTGGGTCCCTAAGGGCTGTTTCCTTGGCCAGGAACAGGTTCTCTGGGAAGGTTCCTTCTAGTTTGGGCTCTTGTTCTGCTGTTGCTTCCATTGATATGTCTTCTAACCAGTTTTCAGGTTCTGTTCCTGCTGGGGTTTGGAGTTTGAGTGGTCTCAGGTCTCTTGATTTGTCTGGGAACTTGTTGGAGGGTGAGATTCCAAAAGGGGTTGATGCTTTGAAGAATTTGAGGAGCATAAGCCTAGCAAACAATCAGATTTCAGGAAAGATTCCGGAAGGTTTTGGAAGCTGCTTGCTCTTGAGATCTGTTGATTTTGGTGAGAATTCGCTTTCCGGTACCCTGCCGGGGGAtttgaaaaatctaaaattGTGTAGTTACCTTGGTTTGCGTGGGAATGCTCTCTCAGGAGAGGTTCCTGAGTGGATTGGAGAGATGATAGGCCTTGAGACATTAGACGTCTCGCGGAATAGGTTTTCTGGTCAGGTGCCGAATTCTGTTGGAACTCTTCAGTCATTGAAGATGTTGAATTTGTCTGGTAACAGTTTCACTAATAACCTGCCTGAGTCTATGGCAAATTGCACTAGCCTATTGGCCTTGGATGTTAGCCATAATTCGATGTCTGGTGCTCTTCCATCTTGGATCTTCAAGTCAGATTTGGAGAATGTTCTGGTATCTGAAAACAAGGCGCGAGGTAGCTTGAAAACTTCTTTGTTTTCCTTGGCTGAAGTTGCAGTTCAAAGTCTTAAAGTTTTGGATTTTTCTGATAACACATTTTCTGGTGAGATTCCATCTGCTATTGGAGATTTAAGCAGCTTGCAGTTTCTGAATTTATCACAAAACTCCCTTAGAGGTCCTATACCTGCTGCAATTGGTGAATTGAAAATGTTGTCTAGTCTTGACCTAAGTGAGAATCATCTAAATGGAAGCATACCTTGGGAAATAGCTGGAGCCATGTCCTTGAAGGAGCTGAGAttggaaaataattttttagttggGAAAATACCAACTTCCATTGAGAACTGCTCTTCTTTATCAACTTT GATCCTGGCGCAGAACAGACTGAGTGGTTTGATACCTGCAGCAGTCGCAAAATTAACCAACCTACAAACTGTTGACTTCTCATTTAACAACCTTACTGGAACCCTTCCTAAGCAATTGGCCAACCTTCCCAATCTAGTTTCCTTCAATTTATCTCACAACAATCTACAAGGAGAACTGCCAGCAGGTGGTTTCTTCAACACCATTTCGCCTTACTCTGTTTCCGGGAATCCATCCCTTTGTGGCTCTGCTGTGAACAGATCATGCCCTGCTGTCATGCCCAAGCCTATTGTTCTAAATCCCAACACTTCCACTGACTCTGGCTCGGGTACACTACCACCAACTATGGGACACAAGAGAATCATTCTCAGCATTTCTGCACTCATTGCCATTGGTGCAGCTGCTGTCATTATAGTTGGTGTGATTGGCATCACTGTTCTGAATCTCCGTGTTCGGGCCACCGAGTCTCGATCTCCAGCCACCCTCACATTTTCTGCTGGGGATGAATTCAGCCATTCCCCAACTACAGATGCCAACTCTGGCAAACTTGTCATGTTTTCAGGCGAGCCTGATTTCAGCTCTGGAGCACATGCCTTGCTTAATAAGGATTGTGAGCTTGGACGTGGAGGGTTTGGAGCTGTATACCAGACAGTTCTTAAAGATGGACGATCGGTCGCCATAAAGAAACTCACTGTATCCAGCCTTGTCAAGTCCCAAGAAGATTTTGAAAGAGAAGTGAAGAAATTAGGAAAAGTCAGACACCAAAATCTAGTGGAATTAGAAGGTTATTATTGGACTCCATCACTGCAGCTCCTTATATCTGAGTATGTCTCAGGTGGCAGTCTCTACAAGCATCTCCATGAAGGATCGGGTGGAAACTTCCTCTCATGGAATGAGAGGTTCAATGTGATTCTTGGGACAGCAAAGGCCTTAGCTCACTTGCACAACTCAAACATTATTCACTATAACATTAAGTCTACCAATGTCCTTCTTGACAGCTATGGCGAACCAAAAGTAGGGGATTTTGGTCTAGCAAGGCTGCTACCAATGCTTGACAGGTATGTTCTGAGTAGCAAAATTCAAAGCGCCCTTGGCTACATGGCACCCGAGTTTGCCTGCAAGACAGTGAAAATTACCGAAAAATGTGATATTTACGGGTTTGGAGTCTTGGTCTTGGAGGTTGTTACAGGGAAGAGGCCCGTTGAATACATGGAGGATGATGTGGTGGTACTCTGTGACATGGTGAGAGGCACATTGGAAGAAGGCAGGGTGGAGGAATGCATTGATGAAAGGCTACAAGGGAAGTTCCCAGCAGAGGAAGCGATTCCGGTGATGAAGTTAGGCTTAATATGTACCTCACAAGTGCCATCCAATAGGCCTGATATGGGAGAGGTTGTTAGCATACTGGAGCTGATAAGGTGCCCCTCCGAAGAACAAGAGGAGTTGGTATGA